DNA sequence from the Candidatus Saccharibacteria bacterium oral taxon 488 genome:
CCTGGCCTGACTACGCGCCCGCGTAAATCGCCGGGCGGCGTCTGACGAAAACATCAGCACCGCTACAATATTCAGCCCGATGAACAGCAGCGTACTGGCTGTCGACCAGGTTATCTTGCCGATGGTCAAGGTGAATGAATTAGCGATAACTGCCAGCCCGGATATCATCATCAATACCAGCCGCAATCGATTGCTACCGCTAAATGTCCGACTCACCAGCACGATAGTCGTGATCACCCACACTGCGCCGAGGACAATTGACGAACCAATCAGCCAATTAGCAATCACCGCCGCGTCATTCACCTGACCGTCCACCATCAGTTCAGCCACCGTCTGGCTATGAAATTGGTCAATCGCAAGTAATTCAACAACGGCATTGATGATACTGACCGCCAGCGCCGTAAACATTGCCACCACGCCAAACGCGATCTGTGGCGGCCGCCGACTCCAAAATTGTTGTATCAATGTATCGTGCGCCACTGGCATCACCTCGTGCGAAGTAGCATCGAGAATCACCTCGTCGCGCTCCTCTATCAAGGACTGGTTGGCACGCACGCGCCCAACCTCCAGTACCGGCAAATCACCGTCTGTCTGGATGGTATCGCCGCCGCCGTTGCGCGAATGATACCCGGTGGAAAAATCTTTCAAGGTAGTCACCTCGATTGAAGCGCGTGCCTTGAGCGCCGACTGGACAATATAGTCCCGCTCGATGTCAGTATTCTCATCAACCTTATGGGTGATTTGTAGGGTAAACAAGCTAAGACCGACACTCTTGTCGTATGTTCCCGCCGCCAGCCAATCCACCTGATGACCGCCCGGCAGCAGCCAGCCCTGTGGACAACGCCAGAAACGCACGTGATGGCGCTTGCCGGGATTACCGTCAACCTCCTGCTGGTAGGCAAAATCTTGCCGCCGCCCAAATAGAAATAGTGACGAAACCGGCGCTTGCGGATAACTACACCGCGTCAATATTGCCACCATCATCCGCCACGATGAACGCACGGTTATTTCCTCCGCTAACGTCCAGCCAGCCGCGGTCATCGCTTGATGGACCTGCGCCTCCGAGCCGCGCAAAGCCAGATTGACAGGATCACCGAGCAGCCCGTCCGCCGTCCGCGTTCGCCCGATGAAATAATTCGGCACATACAAGCTGCTCAGGATACGATGCAGCCGCGGCAGTGCCAAGTAAGCCGTGATTAGCCACACTACCACAAACAGCCCAACCATCCACCAGCCGCCCGAATGCCAGCCCTCACGCCACACCAGCCACGCCAGCCAGAACGACGCCGCACCGGCTAATAAGAAAAAGATCTGGTCAAGCAACCCCGACAGCGACCAAAATGGTCGTCTCAGCGAAAACGACGACTTCTTCGTCGCCATCTAGACCGTGTCCTCACCCATCAAATAATCAAGAAGATCCCGCGCTATCAACCGCGCCTCGTCATCACGCCGATTAAACACGTCACCGCGCTCAATAATCTCGCCGCAAACCCGCACCGCTCGGGTCAAATCATCATTGATAATCACGTGGTAATACGGCACTTCCAGCGCATGACTGAGCTCAGCGATGGCCGACTGGCGGCGTTTCGGCCAGGCCGCTTGAAACTCTGCTTCCGTTACGTACCGCTGCTTCAATCGCTCCAGCCATGTCGGATAATCCGGCGGTACGATAAAGATAGCGATACAGCCCGGCGCCAATTGCTCATACTCAGCCACGCCCTGTACGTCAATGTCGGTGATCGCTGTTTGCTGATGATCATGCGCCAATTGCAGCTCGGCTGTCGAGGTGCCATACACCTTGCCGTGAACGAACTTGGCCTCAATAAACTGATGGCGTTCGAGCATGGTCAGTGCGGTTGCTTGATCAATAAAATGATAATCGATGCCGTCGCGCTCTGGCTGACCGTTATTTGCCCGCGGCTCCCGCGTGGTGTGCGACACGATATCACGAAATGACGGCGATCGCAATAACCGCCTTTTGATGGTATCCTTGCCCGCGCCGGAAATACCGGTTAGCAGCGCAATTTTAGTATCTCGGACCAGCGCTACGGCTGCTTCGGTCGGCTGGTACTCCCTGATGACACGTTCAAGATCTGACATATGAGTATTATACCAGATTATTGACTAAGCTTCCGGGCAGTTACGACTTCCTACCTATGCACCATGTCCATCGCTCGAATATGCGGCGGACGATGCGCTAGCTGAGGATGGCGGCGAGACGGCACGGCGATGTGAGCGCGGGAATGAGCAGTGACTTGCGGGTGGGTCAGCTCCTTTGGCTGCGGCGGTAAGTTTGGCTGGGTCGGCAGTTGGTGTGGCTGGGATAGCGGGCGCTTGACAGTCGATTGCGTATCGGTGCGTGGTGCATTAGCGCGGGGTGCGGCCGCTGCAGGATTGAGCGGACGAGTCGGACTCGAAGGCTGAGATGAAAGCGGCGGCTTCGTCAGCGGCGGGTGCGGCGGATGTGATGAGAGCGGCTTGACTGGCTGAGCCTTGACGGAAGAAAGTTTGTTGAGCGGACGCTTGGCCAGGGCTGGTGCCGAAGCAGTGGGCTTGATCAGTGAAGCGCGTGACGGCGAGAGGGCGTGCTTTGGCGGCTGGGGCTTGACGGACGGCTTGGTAAATGATACGCTTCGCGAGCGCTGGACGCCACGCGGCGGCATAATGTCATGAAAGACTGCCGGCTTTTTAGGGTGGGGTTTAGCTGGCGGATTGGGAGCGGGAGTCTTTTGAGGAGCGACAGAACGCGAGCGAGGTAACTGAGTAGAAGGTTGTGGCGGCACAACGCGAGACACAGCCGAAGGATGAGCTGGCTGCGCGGCTACAGTTTGCCGTTGAATACTATGACGCCGAGCCGGAGCAGCCACAGAGTGAAGAGAGCGTGGCGCGGGCGATGTGGGAGATGCGGCGGGTACTGATGTAGCCACCGGACGCTGACGCGGCACTGGGGCTTCAGTATCAACATCTGACACCTCGCCCTTACGACGGTTGCCGAGCCGAGCTTTTTTGAATAGCTTTGTCAACTTCATCAGCGCCACCCCATCCTCTGGGAGATGTCGATACCGAAAATGATTACGGTCAGCTGGTCGATATGACTCTCCTTCCTCTGATTGATTCTGCTACCATTATACTGGTTATGCTCAGTGATTTCAAGCGGCCAACCGCCGGAGCCGCTAGAGCAACTCATCCAGCACCGATTGCCAATCAGGAAACTGCGGAGTACCGAAATGGATGTGCCAGCCAACAAACTCAGCAGCACCCCTGGCCGTCCGATCATCAATCAAGATATCACCGCGGCTCAGCTGTTTGATCGACGAAAAAATAACTTTGCGAAAGAAAATATTTTCCTGACCCTCGCCGCCAAAATACTTCTTCACCCACGCCAGCTTATCACCCAGCGCCGTCGGGTTTTCCCACGGTGATGACGAGAGAATATACAGATCATACTTTTCCTTTAACTTGTCGACCGCTTCGAGGGCGCCCGGCATCGGATCCATCAGCGCAAAAACGCCCGGGATATTGTCATACTCACCCGCAAACTTCTCGAGCATCTCGGGCGGAACCTTCGTCGTGGCCGACATAAAATCGACCAGCACGCCGTCCATGTCAAGATAAATAATTGGTTTCTTCATAATCAATCTCTCTTTAACATCACCGTAAACGCTTCTGACGGAATGTCAACTTTACCGAAGCGTTTCATACGCTTTTTACCGCGAGCCTGTTTGGCGAGGAGCTTCTTTTTACGGCTGACGTCACCACCATACAGATAGCCGGTGACATCTTTGCGGTAAGCACCGATGTTTTCGCGGGCGATGAATCTGCCGCCAATCGCCGCCTGCAGCGCCACCTCAAAACTCTGGCGCGGTACGACTTCTTTCAATTTTTTGACGATTTCGCGACCCAAGCCTGGCGCCTCCGAGCGGTGGCACATCACACTCAAAGCATCGACCATCTCGCCCGCTACATAAAAATCAACCCGCACCAGATCTTCTGGCTGGTAGCCCGCCAGCTCATAATTAAACGAGCCGTAGCCGCTGGTTACCGACTTCAGTTGATCATAAAAATCCGTCAGCAAATTGGCCAGCGGCGCGGTAAACGAAATCAGCGCCCGCTCGTCGATGTAACTAAGGTTTTTCTGCCGGCCGCGCTTAGCGACAATCAGCTGAATCACTGCACCGATGTAGTCTTGCGGCACCACAATCTCACCATCAATCCACGGCTCGCGAACCTCGGTAATTTGCGCTGGGTCAGGTAGTTCGCTGGCTGATTTGATGTCCAACTCCTCGCCGTTGGTGAGGCTGACTTGGTAATCAGTACTCGGATTGGTGACAATGAGGTCCAGATTATACTCGCGCTCCAACCGCTCGCGAATAATATCCATGTGTAATAAACCGAGGAAACCAATCCGCACACCATAGCCCAGCACTGGCGAATTTTCCGGCTCAAACTGCAGCGCTGAATCGCTGAGGCTCAGCTTTTCAATAGCCTCTTTCAGGTCATTATAATCTTCATTGCTCACCGGAAAAAAGCCCGCATAGACGAAGGGTTTGACTTCTTTGTAGCCCGGCAATGGTTGGACGGTAATTTTAGGCATCTATTTGATGATTATACCATCAATTACTAGGTGAGATAATACCGCCGCTCGCTCGTTTCCTATGTAAGCGAACTGAGACCAAAATAATCTTGAATAAACTCTTGGGAATACTCATCTAAGTCGGTCAGTCGACCATACAATTTAACACCATGACACAGCCCTCTATCGGACGGCACCGCATAAGCATTTGGTCGCGCATATGCAACAACTAGTGCTGAGTGAGGCGTTTTGCTGGTAAATCGTTCGCCAATAGCCTGCTGAATGGCGGAACAATCTTCTGGCTGAGCCTGCAAAGGCCTTGCACCAGCAGCAATGCCACGTGCTACATTGTGCGCATATAAATGAAAATCTGCAAAATGGACACCATCAGCACCAAACTGAAAGGTGCGATTACCCCGTGAAAGCTCCAGCGCCAATCGCGCCAAGCTCAAGCCACGCCAATACTTATAACTCTCTCTCTGAATCTGGGACTACATCATAGACAACAGACTCTCCAAGATCATTCCTCAAGCGATTAAAATTCAGTTGACTCATGATCTGAATTCTATCATAATATTATTTATTTGTCAATCATAGCTATCGGTGATTCGGTGGCTGATTTGATGGTAAGCACTTCGCCGTTTGTCAAACTCACTGAGCAATCAGTACCGGGCTGGACAGTGATTGATTCGGATATAACTCAGTAATCTTATCATTTAGCACCCTAGCGAGTTTTCTTCAGTATCGCAGCAATCTTCGCCTGTTGCTCAGGGCTATAGAAGTAACCTATTGAGCTATTCACACCATTCGCCCTTCTGCCGCGACACGCCAGCGGCTCCCCGAAGTCAGGATCAACCTCATTCAAAACCTTAATCGCCTTCTGAAACGCTGGTGATCCACAGTGCAAAGCGTTCATGAGGTCTGACGTTGCTAGATAGTCTTCGGGAGCTGGGCGCATATAGCCTCTTTTCAAGAAATAGTCACTTATAGCCTCTACTTGCTCCCGCAAAAGGCCTTCACAAATTTTTACCCGACCCTTTTGACAAGAAAACCTGTAGATTGAAGGTTGTAAGCCCAATGAGTGCATGGCATTTTTAATTGTCTTTCGACACACCCCAAAGCGCTTCATTGCCGCACTTACCATAATACATCCTTCCGGGGGCGGAGGCGCAAACAACCCCCTGTCATGTGCTTTTTCTATGATCACCGCTTGCTGCTCTGGACTAAAGAACTCGCGAACCTGAGGAGAACGATGCCATGCACCCTCAGACAGGATACCGTCTTCTTTAAGACTCCTCGCTATCTTTGCTATCGTCATATCACTTACACCCAGAACATTGGCGAGAGCTTTGAGCGTCAGATACCCTTCTGGTGGCGGTAGATTAAACATACCTTTTTGCTTAAGCGATTCTTCTATCAATTCGGCCTGCTCTCTAGTAAAAACCGGTTTCTGCTTGCCACACCAATCCCGCTTGGCCACCTCCCCCAGGAAGCCATCCCGCTCCAACTGGGTGGCAATGGTCGCAACGACACGATACTTCACACCGAGCTTATCTGCTAGCCCATTGATCGTCAGGCCTCCCATTGCCTCAATCATTCGACGAGGGCTCAAATAATTACCTTGACGTTGCCTACCCATCTCAACTGGTTGCCGCAGATCATCTGCTAATACCCCCACTAAGTGTGGAACAAAGTAATCATCACAACGCACCATCGCACCACAGCCCGGATACTGTGCCATCACCTCCATAAGCTGTGTTTTCGTATATGCGGTCAGCTTTGCCCGCTCTTCTTCTGGCAGCCGCGTTGTATCAAATACAAAGGTACCATTGCCGTAGGCGTCACAAATTAGCACCGTCCGCTCGAGCGGTAGGATATTTACCTGATAGTATGGCTCTTGGCGCATCATCGCTGTCTCTACTTCCCCGCGACGAATCCGTAATGCTTCGCTGCTCAGCTCAATACCAAATTCATTCGCCAACACGAATAGCAATGTTTTCAGCCGCGGTTGGCGAGTCACGCTCTCACGGTTTGGCGCCTCAGACACACTGGTGGTAGGACCGGGCCGCTCATCAGGTGGCACAAAGACATTGCCAGCCGATTCAATCTGGTCAATAGCCGTATCAATAGCTATGAGCTGCTCCGCTTTGGCAGCAATATGGTCAAGCAGCTCATTGATTTCCTCTATGCCGTAGTAAGCAAACGTCGCGTTCTCCCTTTGGGCAGGATTGTCTAGCCAAATCGTTGGCTGATGGTCGTATGCCTGCACCATCTCATTAATTAGCTGGATCAATTTATCCAAGGCGGCCTCAGCGTAGGTATCGACATTTTCAACCGTCAACGGTTGATTAATAATTTCCGCTACGCTGCTTGCAAAGTCCTTGCCATGATCAATACTACCGAGTCGCTCCATGACCTATATTATAGCATTTTATACTATTATTGTAAATGGTAAACTCTTCCTCTCAATTACAAATAATCGCTCTAATCCGGTCACATATTCTTTATTCTTTACTAAACCCCATAACAACACACTTATGTCTTTATCAAATTGAAAATTTAGTTCTCATTGGTGGATTATCGGGTCAATGAGGGCGCTCAATCCTCTATAATAACATCTTCAACAGGTCGACGTTTAGAATAGGCCTGCTGCTTGCCATAACCAATGCGCAGCAAAATAGTTGGATATTCTCTGGTCAAACCCAGTATCCTTGCCATTTCTGTGGCGATTTCCGCTTCCTCATTTGGCTGGTTTAGATAGGAGTGTACGATCTCGAGTTCTGTAGCGGTTAGCAAGAAACGCTGTAGTGTCCGCCCCAGGCCTACCCATTCATTTGGCGTATTATTGGCCGTTGTGAATAACACCAAGTGAGAAGCTGATTCTATCTTCTTGCGGTCGGCCTTATTTTGAGCCTTAGCATTGATAGCCATCGCCATGATTGGCTCAGCCATCCAGCGCGGCACATTAGGCGCACCAAACACGGCGTAACTCAGCCCATCAAGTGTTTGATCTTGATGCTTCTTATTAAATCGCATCCAGCTTTTCAATTCAGCCTTAAACGCCTCATTTTGCATTTGATGCGTATCCCCCCGAAGAACGTATTGTTCAATATCATTAAACTGTTTAGTTTGACGCGCATAGTAATGAACCGACACTCCATCTTCACTGCGAATCGCCTGTAGCCTCTTTAGCGCATCTAGCGCAATTTCCTCGCCGCTATAAACACTGCGATTAGTCTGCCGCGCGTCTATCTGATTGAACAATGGGCTTGGTTTGACGCCTGCCTCTTCCGCGAGCGAAACCGTGATAACCCCCTTATCACCAACCGAAACGGCAGATTTATAGCCCTTAGTTTGCGCCGCCAAGCAGAAGTTCTCGGCCGCACAACCCAGACTCACGAATAACTCCCTATTGTCAGGGTCGACTACTGGCAGCTTCCTGTCAAAATCAGGATGAATTTCTACCACCGACCCGTCGCGATGGAATTTCCAAGGTTGGGTATTGTGCCCTGACGGTGCTTTGACTGCCTGCTTAACTAGAAACTTAAAATCGTCTAATGATATAATGTTTCCTGTTTTCTTCGTCATAATCTTCTCAAATACCCTCTCATATTGTTACTGTTGAACCCAGTATACTTACCAAAAAAATGGTGTCAAATAAAAGCCCCTATGACCAAGATACTCTCTACTATCCGCACTGCCAAGGCTCAGCGCTTTGAAAACCTTATCAGCACCGGGGGAAACAAAAAACTCCCCCGTCCGAAGCTAGCAACGACGAGGGGAGAAAAGCCAAGGATCACCGCCGTATACCGGTTCATCTTTGTCCTGGCTATCTTACACTGGCCCCGTGACCTGTATATTCTGCTATAGTTTGCTGGATTTGCGTGTGTCGTACTTGACTTCACCATTGTCATCCAAAAGACAGCACAATAGCCATCACGATACCTACCATAAATAATCCTGCCTTTTTCATATCCCTTCTTTCTGATATTATACGACAGCACCGACTACACAAAAATAAGCTATTATTGTCAAGCAAAGCTTAGTTGGCCGCAAGCTTTACAACTCTCTTTCAGCGATCAGGCCACGCCATAGCTTACATTATCACGGTTCACCGACAAATTACTTATGAGAGCGCCAGCTCGCCAATATGCCTCCAAAACTGACGCAGATCCTTAACGTCTACGCCTTCAATACCGTAGTTTGAAAGCACACCATGCCACGTGCTGGGCACAGCGCTCTTATCTAGTAGACGGTACTTGCTGAACACAAAACCATGCGGTAGCCATGCCATGCTTATGACATCATCGTTGGCACATGGATATTCCAATATAGGAAAAGAGCAATCATATGTATCAACAATATTTCCTGGATCAATTGCTCCATAATGCTTCCACTCCCCATAGCAAAAATCAAAACCTAGTGGCAGAAGAGCCATTTCGACACCCTCTCCCCCCTTATCTCTAGATGTCCGCATCTCCTCTACAAATGAATCCAGCGCTTGACGAGCAAGAATATCGAGCCAATCCGCCCCAAACATCATCGAGTCGAAATACTCGTCAATTTTTCTACAATCTTCTTTACTGAGGTTATTTGGGTCGGTTTTGGCAGTAGGCACCGTATCGTTTAAGTCACGAGGCGTGACGAGCATGGTGTCGATTGTTTTTAGCCGTGGATCTATAAATACCATTTTTGCGCCATAGTAACAGGCATTGCTCGGATAAAGGCTCGAAAATACGAACTGGTCAAGACCAAAGTGGCAATCAAGCCTGTATGTATTAGTTCTACGGCCTGATAACTGACTGCTCGGCAGTATCCCCATCTCCATGAACCGCCCAGGGAAATCACCTGAGTTAGTATAGTGCAAAAGTGGCAATCGCTCAAGACGTGCTCGTATCTCCCGAACAGCTAACTGCTCACCCTCTGATAAATCTCTCTGACTCTCCGGATGGTTATGAAAATTATCGCGCAATCGACCGGCATCAACATATTGCGCCATTCTTTCTGGTAGAACAAGCGCCTCGCTAGATGACACGCCGCCAATCCTTCTGGACCTTAAAACTGAGAAAGCCCATACAAAAACCTGCTAGCATCATAGTAAACTTAATTATGGGATAGCACTTACTTTTTGTCAAATGGGCCACCTGACCACATTGACCAAACTTTATCCCAGCCCTTTTCGCAACACGTATCCGCGGGGTGCTTTTGCAATTCAGTTAGGCCAATTGTTTGTGGATTCATGGCTTACTCCTTATCACTAATTTACTCAACTGCCACACCACCATCACAATAGACCAGCCAAACAATACCACCTCCGACACCACCGTCAGCGGTACCGAGACTTCACCTGCATAGTATGTACCGACCATCTTTAGAAATGCAACACACACGCTCGTTAATATAACTATCCAAGATTTCGTAATGATCCCTGCCGCAGTAACAAATGCAGCCAACGCCAGTGCCATCCAGTGCAGTCCTGCGAACAGTTGACTCGCAGATAATACACTTATTTCTGGAGTAATCGGCAATCCATTCACCGGATAAACGAGGCGTCCGAGCGCCATCATCGCATGAAATGCACCAATTGCCACAACGATACCTAGAGCAAGCACGATACCCATGCCAACAGGATATCGCCCCCTCAGTTTAGAGTACAAAACCACGACGACAGCTAACAATATCGACGCTCCACATGCTAGCATTTCACTTGCCGCCTGCAAGGCGACCTGATGTTGCTGCACCCACGCTAGCACACCTGGAGCGTTTGCTGAGGGTATCGGCAGTGACACTGCGATACTAATGCAAGCCGTGGCAAGCAAACCAAAGCTCATCAGCCATATAATATTACCGATATACGAAATATGCCGACTACTTTGTTTTACCACCCTCTCACTCCTTCGTCATATATTTCTTTAGCGTCACCGTATCACCCACCCGCGCTTCACGGGTGGTTTTTAGGTTGGTGACGATGTAGCCGGATAGCAGCGTTTCCTTTACGGAATATTCAGTCGCCCTAATTGCTCTATACATGATGTTATGGTTATTTTATTCTATTTTATAAATAATGGCAACTCATTCTTAGTTCACTGCGCCTTCGGCAAGAAACCGCGCGCTACGAGCGCCTGCCAAGCCGTGTCCGCCGAGAGAGATGGTGGCTGAGGTGTTGAAAATCCCTTGATAGGATACATCTTTATCCGCTCATAATCACCCAGCATCAACGTCAGCATCATGGCGGCACTGCCATAGGTTGCCTCATATAAGCGATAATATGCTTCTACTGTTGTCGGCTGGCTGGTCACATGTAGCCGCGGCTGCGGGTGCGGCCACTGAGCCTCAGCGGTTGCCAAAAATCGACGCGTCATATACGGTTTATGAATTAAAATGATATCCTCAGCCTGGATCGCCACCCCTGCCAGCAGCTGAGCCGAACGGGTGATATTTTCGCCGGTGTTGGCAGCTTGGTGTTCAAACAGGATTGCCGATTTCGGCACCGCCAAACGTTGGAGTCGTCGCCCTAGCAGCGTCGCTTCGGTTTCCGTGGCCCTATGATATGGATTAGCAAATCCCGACACCACGATCCGTTGACTCACGCCCGCATAATATAGCTCGGCCGCTCGCTCAGCACTATCGATCATAGCTCCCGCGCCACCGATCACGATAGCATCCACCCGCGCCGGTAGCCGACTCTCAACACAAAGATACTCCCACAATACCTGGAGGTGATGCCAATCTTGATCGGTGAGGGTTAGCTGGCTACACGACATTGTGTCCGCTCTCGAGACTTCTTCAACGTCACCGTATCACCCACCCGCGCTTCACGGGTGGTTTTGAGGTTGGTGACAATGTAGCCAATTTCACCAGTATCGAGCGATGGGTCGGGGATCATACCGGGACTGAGATGGCCAACCTCCAATGCCAACCCATTCGCACTGGTCGCCA
Encoded proteins:
- a CDS encoding GTP-binding protein LepA — translated: MPKITVQPLPGYKEVKPFVYAGFFPVSNEDYNDLKEAIEKLSLSDSALQFEPENSPVLGYGVRIGFLGLLHMDIIRERLEREYNLDLIVTNPSTDYQVSLTNGEELDIKSASELPDPAQITEVREPWIDGEIVVPQDYIGAVIQLIVAKRGRQKNLSYIDERALISFTAPLANLLTDFYDQLKSVTSGYGSFNYELAGYQPEDLVRVDFYVAGEMVDALSVMCHRSEAPGLGREIVKKLKEVVPRQSFEVALQAAIGGRFIARENIGAYRKDVTGYLYGGDVSRKKKLLAKQARGKKRMKRFGKVDIPSEAFTVMLKRD
- a CDS encoding nitroreductase, with amino-acid sequence MTKKTGNIISLDDFKFLVKQAVKAPSGHNTQPWKFHRDGSVVEIHPDFDRKLPVVDPDNRELFVSLGCAAENFCLAAQTKGYKSAVSVGDKGVITVSLAEEAGVKPSPLFNQIDARQTNRSVYSGEEIALDALKRLQAIRSEDGVSVHYYARQTKQFNDIEQYVLRGDTHQMQNEAFKAELKSWMRFNKKHQDQTLDGLSYAVFGAPNVPRWMAEPIMAMAINAKAQNKADRKKIESASHLVLFTTANNTPNEWVGLGRTLQRFLLTATELEIVHSYLNQPNEEAEIATEMARILGLTREYPTILLRIGYGKQQAYSKRRPVEDVIIED